One region of Myxococcus xanthus genomic DNA includes:
- a CDS encoding serine/threonine protein kinase, producing MSIETYGRYQLLSRLATGGMAQIYLARPQGAEPDKRVVVKRILPHLAENDDFVKMFLDEARIAARLNHPNVVQIFDLGAQDDSFFIAMEYIHGDDLRRLWRQSELMGQPLPVPLVCRILIEACAGLDYAHKRTDPTTGRPLGIVHRDVSPQNILVTFEGGVKVVDFGIAKAADQATVTRSGVLKGKYSYMSPEQAAGMRVDCRADIFALGIVLYELLTSTRLFKRPNDIQTLTAVSECRVLPPSHVTSRVPADLDAIVLKALAKELPDRYQEAAHLQHALEEWLRVHQAPASSAHLSAFMKEVFAERLAEEARAGDVLGEDSDSGASRQEAPPRRTGLRPALPPRPPPMSPEDDATAALRPRPTSRTGRFELEPEKPAPRLTGQRRAVEPERPSRSGMNVASPLPPPPRVEEDAPTVDARAPSSVTRTDVKLGGAAAAAPTEPRGAPRPFGGTGRFDVGAPVLPVDDEDAPTVDARAGARSQVRGGYVVEEDAPTIAMMDTGRPARVVIPLRDGEPLEEDAPTLSLGMSRAAKRPVAAAGSKTWLYVGLVLLVVAAVGVVLWSMRSPEPMPVSLDPEAAVPAPVPMQAEAPVQAPTELRPPPVVPPPPVEAAPAPVRLRIETKPADAVVLVDGQRHDERPVMFETAVGQQVAVRVEADRHQAQTRTVMVGEDAEQVARFTLEPEPRAVAAAPVAAVVRERPARPEPRQEVRLARVRFVVHPWAEVTCGGKRLGETPFEAVELRVGSYDCRFVNPDLKKTLSRRIEVKPIDLNVVSVKFE from the coding sequence GTGTCCATCGAAACCTATGGCAGGTATCAGCTCCTGAGTCGTCTCGCCACGGGCGGGATGGCGCAGATCTATCTTGCGCGGCCTCAGGGCGCGGAGCCTGACAAGCGGGTGGTGGTCAAGCGGATCCTTCCGCACCTCGCGGAGAACGACGACTTCGTCAAGATGTTCCTGGACGAGGCGCGCATCGCCGCCCGGCTGAACCACCCCAACGTGGTGCAGATTTTCGACCTGGGCGCCCAGGACGACTCCTTCTTCATCGCCATGGAGTACATCCACGGCGACGACCTGCGCCGGCTGTGGAGGCAGTCGGAGCTGATGGGCCAGCCGCTGCCGGTGCCGCTGGTGTGCCGCATCCTCATCGAGGCCTGCGCCGGCCTGGACTACGCGCACAAGCGCACGGACCCGACGACGGGCCGGCCGCTGGGCATCGTCCACCGTGACGTGTCCCCCCAGAATATCCTGGTGACGTTCGAGGGCGGGGTGAAGGTGGTGGACTTCGGCATCGCCAAGGCGGCGGACCAGGCCACGGTGACCCGCTCCGGCGTGCTGAAGGGGAAGTATTCGTACATGTCCCCGGAGCAGGCGGCGGGCATGCGGGTGGACTGCCGCGCGGACATCTTCGCGCTGGGCATCGTCCTGTACGAACTGCTCACCAGCACGCGTCTGTTCAAGCGCCCCAACGACATCCAGACGCTGACGGCGGTGTCGGAGTGCCGGGTGTTGCCGCCCTCGCACGTGACGTCGCGCGTGCCGGCGGATTTGGACGCCATCGTCCTCAAGGCGCTCGCGAAGGAGCTGCCGGACCGGTACCAGGAAGCGGCGCACCTCCAGCACGCGCTGGAGGAGTGGCTGCGTGTGCACCAGGCGCCCGCCTCGTCCGCGCACCTGTCCGCCTTCATGAAGGAGGTCTTCGCGGAGCGGCTGGCCGAGGAGGCCCGGGCGGGCGACGTGCTGGGCGAGGACTCGGATTCGGGGGCGTCGAGGCAGGAGGCTCCGCCGCGCCGCACGGGCCTGCGGCCCGCGTTGCCGCCGCGTCCGCCGCCGATGTCTCCGGAGGACGACGCGACGGCGGCGCTGCGTCCGCGACCGACGTCTCGCACGGGCCGCTTCGAACTGGAGCCGGAGAAGCCCGCGCCGCGGCTGACGGGACAGCGCCGGGCGGTGGAGCCCGAGCGACCCTCGCGCTCTGGCATGAACGTGGCGTCTCCGCTGCCGCCGCCTCCGCGCGTGGAGGAGGACGCGCCCACGGTGGATGCGCGTGCACCCTCGTCGGTGACCCGGACGGACGTGAAGCTGGGCGGGGCCGCTGCTGCCGCGCCGACGGAGCCTCGCGGCGCTCCGCGGCCTTTCGGCGGCACGGGCCGCTTCGACGTGGGGGCGCCGGTCCTCCCCGTGGATGACGAGGACGCCCCCACGGTGGATGCCCGCGCTGGCGCGCGCTCGCAGGTGCGAGGGGGGTACGTCGTGGAGGAGGACGCGCCCACCATCGCCATGATGGATACGGGCCGGCCCGCGCGGGTGGTGATTCCGCTGCGGGACGGGGAGCCGCTCGAGGAGGACGCCCCCACGCTGTCGCTGGGCATGTCGCGCGCGGCGAAGCGCCCCGTGGCTGCCGCGGGCAGCAAGACGTGGCTGTACGTGGGGCTGGTGTTGCTGGTCGTCGCGGCGGTGGGCGTGGTGCTCTGGTCGATGCGGTCGCCGGAGCCCATGCCGGTGTCGTTGGACCCGGAGGCCGCGGTGCCCGCGCCCGTGCCCATGCAGGCCGAGGCGCCGGTCCAGGCTCCGACGGAGCTGCGGCCCCCGCCCGTGGTGCCCCCGCCTCCCGTGGAGGCCGCGCCCGCGCCGGTGCGGCTGCGCATCGAAACGAAGCCCGCGGACGCGGTGGTGCTGGTGGATGGCCAACGCCACGACGAGCGGCCGGTGATGTTCGAAACGGCGGTGGGCCAGCAGGTCGCCGTGCGGGTGGAGGCCGACCGGCACCAGGCGCAGACGCGCACGGTGATGGTGGGTGAGGACGCGGAGCAGGTGGCGCGCTTCACGCTGGAGCCCGAGCCCCGCGCGGTGGCTGCTGCTCCCGTGGCGGCGGTGGTTCGCGAGCGTCCCGCCCGGCCCGAGCCCAGGCAGGAGGTGCGACTGGCCCGGGTGCGCTTCGTCGTACACCCTTGGGCGGAGGTGACGTGCGGTGGCAAGCGGCTGGGCGAAACGCCCTTCGAGGCCGTGGAGCTGCGCGTGGGCAGCTATGACTGCCGCTTCGTCAACCCCGACCTCAAGAAGACGCTCAGTCGACGTATCGAGGTGAAGCCCATCGACCTCAACGTCGTGAGCGTGAAGTTCGAATAG
- a CDS encoding choice-of-anchor D domain-containing protein — protein MTGRLGWVALAVVGLLVGCADRERSALADGRLTATPGGVDFERVAIFDAREAEISLRNVGRAPVDVNEVWVEGPEGAYRAEFTHEGPHRLQPGSACSLRVRFAPPAEGSQPAVLVVRSDTRIEPLLRIPLTGTGVDASARVSPRRLDFGRIEADATKTLPLRLENPTELPVDVTPRLVGADRDEFSVAPVTLAPGEIRELMVTFHPVRVGRKQVALAVSPCRGCADVTVQVAAEALERAVVAEPEVLDFGAVPVDRDAVRESSIRNISTEPVTVTQLTLEGRDASFTQNNAGFPFVLQPGEVRTFTFRYSPDHQGAAQDTALYHVESRRHPTTPVQLRGYGGAPELCVSPSFYDFGTQPLGAKVRVIVNVKNCGASNEGGLTINTLDWLPQQGGAPQFNHTPLALPVTLPPGGEVNLEVFYEPTELRTAEGSLVMTTNAFSATMVQMDFRGTPEAHAPCELTLTPQALDFGTIPPGQGAVLGLKLENRGTDLCPVKNLRLRDDGGGVFTLPGGGLHGVIMYPGDWFSFQVAFRAPVAGGHFTGTVQIEQMQPANPVLLVPLVANTQAVCLVASRRYMDWGVARPDCPAEPMEVNFLNACAAPVTVNDVWIGPGTTDSEFGFSAVPASIPFVLPPNEAFTVGVEYFGLVSGMNLSPLYVGSSDLPAPLMVPLVGESSMRVEKTDNFIQQDVSKVDVLLVVDNTASMAVEHPRLVEAIPTFVQTALDRGVSVNVAVTTTGIHPVTPTDPANACPGGAEGGEAGRFFPVDNSLPRILTSATPNLAQQLQQNVQVGRCAEVEQGFEAMRRALSRPLVNSADDPRTPLPNDGNVGFLREEAALVVLFVSDEDDHSPDAVDTYVDWAQLLKGQNQPQRATFYAIAPPAEGCATAGGAGTRYAQATSRTGGEVVSVCAEDYRPLLQAVGDKAFSAQERFPLSDLPEPGTVTVTVNGTPSTSGWTYDAATNSVVFDVVPPAGTRISINYRRSCDAM, from the coding sequence ATGACTGGGCGCTTGGGCTGGGTCGCCCTCGCGGTGGTGGGGTTGCTGGTCGGTTGTGCGGATCGCGAGCGCTCGGCGCTGGCGGACGGGCGGCTGACGGCGACGCCGGGTGGCGTCGACTTTGAGCGGGTGGCCATCTTCGATGCGCGCGAAGCGGAGATTTCGCTGCGCAACGTGGGCCGCGCACCTGTCGACGTGAACGAGGTCTGGGTGGAGGGCCCCGAGGGGGCCTACCGCGCCGAGTTCACCCATGAGGGGCCGCACCGCTTGCAACCCGGGAGCGCGTGCTCGCTGCGCGTGCGTTTCGCGCCGCCCGCCGAAGGTTCGCAGCCAGCGGTGTTGGTGGTGCGCTCGGATACGCGCATCGAGCCCCTGCTCCGCATCCCCCTGACGGGCACCGGCGTGGACGCCTCGGCCCGCGTGTCGCCGCGTCGGCTGGACTTCGGCCGCATCGAAGCGGACGCCACGAAGACGCTGCCGCTGCGGCTGGAGAACCCCACGGAGTTACCCGTGGATGTGACGCCGCGGCTGGTGGGCGCGGACCGCGACGAGTTCAGCGTGGCGCCGGTGACGCTGGCGCCCGGTGAGATTCGCGAGCTCATGGTGACGTTTCACCCGGTGCGGGTGGGCCGCAAGCAGGTGGCGCTGGCGGTGTCGCCCTGCCGCGGCTGCGCGGACGTGACGGTGCAGGTGGCGGCCGAGGCGCTGGAGCGCGCAGTGGTGGCCGAACCGGAGGTCCTGGACTTCGGCGCGGTGCCCGTGGACCGGGACGCGGTGCGCGAGTCGAGCATCCGCAACATCAGCACCGAGCCGGTGACGGTGACGCAGCTGACGCTGGAGGGCCGTGACGCGTCCTTCACCCAGAACAACGCGGGCTTCCCCTTCGTGCTCCAGCCGGGCGAGGTGCGGACCTTCACGTTCCGCTACAGCCCGGACCACCAGGGCGCGGCGCAGGACACCGCGCTGTATCACGTGGAGAGCCGCCGCCATCCGACGACGCCCGTGCAACTGCGCGGCTACGGCGGCGCGCCGGAGCTGTGTGTGTCCCCGTCGTTCTACGACTTCGGCACGCAGCCGCTCGGCGCGAAGGTGCGCGTCATCGTCAACGTGAAGAACTGCGGCGCGTCCAATGAGGGCGGGCTCACCATCAACACGCTGGACTGGCTGCCGCAGCAGGGTGGGGCGCCTCAGTTCAACCACACGCCGCTGGCGCTGCCGGTGACGCTGCCGCCCGGCGGCGAGGTGAACCTGGAGGTCTTCTACGAGCCCACCGAGTTGCGCACAGCGGAGGGCTCGCTGGTGATGACGACCAACGCCTTCTCCGCGACCATGGTACAGATGGACTTCCGCGGCACGCCGGAGGCGCACGCGCCCTGCGAGCTCACGCTCACGCCGCAGGCCCTGGACTTCGGCACCATTCCGCCCGGCCAGGGCGCGGTGCTGGGACTCAAGCTGGAGAACCGCGGCACCGACTTGTGCCCGGTGAAGAACCTCCGCCTGCGAGATGACGGCGGCGGTGTCTTCACGCTGCCGGGCGGCGGCCTCCACGGCGTCATCATGTACCCCGGCGACTGGTTCAGCTTCCAGGTGGCCTTCAGGGCGCCTGTGGCGGGCGGCCACTTCACCGGCACCGTGCAGATTGAACAGATGCAGCCGGCCAACCCGGTGCTGCTGGTGCCGCTGGTGGCCAACACGCAGGCGGTGTGCCTGGTGGCCTCGCGCCGCTACATGGATTGGGGCGTCGCCCGGCCGGACTGCCCCGCCGAGCCCATGGAGGTGAACTTCCTCAATGCCTGCGCCGCGCCGGTGACGGTGAACGACGTGTGGATTGGGCCGGGAACCACGGATTCGGAGTTCGGGTTTTCGGCGGTGCCGGCCTCCATTCCCTTCGTGCTGCCGCCCAACGAGGCCTTCACGGTGGGCGTGGAGTACTTCGGCCTGGTGTCGGGCATGAACCTGTCGCCGCTGTACGTGGGCTCCAGCGACTTGCCGGCGCCGCTGATGGTTCCGCTGGTGGGCGAGTCGTCGATGCGCGTGGAGAAGACGGACAACTTCATCCAGCAGGATGTCAGCAAGGTGGACGTGCTGCTGGTGGTGGACAACACCGCCTCCATGGCGGTGGAGCATCCACGACTGGTGGAGGCCATTCCGACCTTCGTGCAGACCGCGCTGGACCGGGGCGTGAGCGTCAACGTGGCGGTGACGACGACGGGCATCCATCCGGTGACGCCGACGGACCCGGCCAACGCGTGCCCGGGCGGCGCGGAGGGGGGCGAGGCGGGCCGCTTCTTCCCGGTGGACAACTCGCTGCCGCGCATCCTCACGAGCGCGACGCCGAACCTGGCCCAGCAGCTCCAGCAGAACGTGCAGGTGGGCCGGTGCGCGGAGGTGGAGCAGGGCTTCGAGGCGATGCGCCGCGCGTTGTCCCGGCCGCTGGTGAACAGCGCGGATGACCCGCGTACGCCGCTGCCCAACGACGGCAACGTGGGCTTCCTGCGCGAGGAGGCCGCGCTGGTGGTGCTGTTCGTCAGCGACGAGGACGACCACTCGCCCGACGCGGTGGACACCTACGTGGACTGGGCCCAGCTGCTCAAGGGGCAGAACCAGCCGCAGCGCGCGACCTTCTACGCCATCGCTCCGCCGGCTGAAGGCTGCGCGACGGCGGGCGGCGCCGGTACCCGCTACGCGCAGGCCACCTCCCGCACAGGAGGCGAGGTGGTGAGCGTCTGCGCGGAAGACTACCGGCCGCTGCTGCAGGCGGTGGGTGACAAGGCCTTCTCCGCGCAGGAGCGCTTCCCGCTGAGCGACCTGCCGGAGCCCGGCACCGTGACGGTGACGGTGAATGGCACGCCGTCCACGTCCGGCTGGACCTACGACGCGGCCACCAACAGCGTGGTGTTCGACGTCGTGCCACCGGCGGGCACCCGCATCTCCATCAACTACCGCCGTTCGTGCGACGCGATGTAA
- a CDS encoding serine/threonine-protein kinase produces MTLEAGTHIGKYVVRRKLAEGGMAEIYLCTARGAEGFEKEVVIKRVRAFLASDPEFVGMFIAEARLASRLNHANVVQIFDFDKHEDTYYLAMEYVRGCSLWELRKRGKELMEPVPPMLVAHIGAEVARGLHYAHRVRVNGQPLDLVHRDVTPHNVLLSFDGAVKLTDFGIAKAGNKLTQPGVLKGKFAYMSPEQARGEAVDARTDIFALGVVLWEMLTGGRLFDGDSEVAVLRAVQQSTIPPPARLNPDVPADLDAAVVRALDRDPALRFQTAAEFERALAQCVLTHARSLDDTDLSAFMRRLFPTSLTQAIPTVQERTHVVEGEPAPGAEASPVPREPTAVMMSAGRSGLALPTSPDEDVNAPTFVLPRRGEAAALDAAPLPPMATPMMPLPAVASSPVPRGASFEGAPSTPGRQSRPEGMVAVSGPRSGGAEDARGAASSEDARAEKTPSRGSGVPAVSGSARTPSRPEGGAAVASPSGSSGSLKLASAWDDEDDDEEGTPSNTEPEAHPGMRAAEPGASEVPAAGAHASGAEGPAASARASGAEGPAGAHAFGSGVLGTSARGSGAEVPAGAHASGAESLEAGARASGPVASVAVPAARRQWAMGLAVALGLAVVGGGVAVMRGTEEAAPPAVPAEPMVAAPAVDEPVPTAQPAPSAVSENAEGGETGPAETADTESEVDGLMREEVLAAAATHPASDPAPSAAGTQQEPERVRAAPASGTLQVQAAPYATVFINGKRMGEVTGRASYRLPVGNHKLVFQHPSGERRYDVAVTAGGTVSREFRAPRGR; encoded by the coding sequence GTGACGCTCGAAGCCGGCACTCACATCGGCAAGTACGTCGTCCGCCGCAAGCTCGCCGAGGGCGGTATGGCGGAAATCTACCTGTGCACGGCGCGCGGCGCGGAGGGCTTCGAGAAGGAAGTCGTCATCAAGCGGGTGCGCGCCTTCCTCGCCAGCGACCCGGAGTTCGTGGGGATGTTCATCGCCGAGGCCCGGCTGGCCTCGCGGCTGAACCACGCGAACGTGGTGCAGATATTCGACTTCGACAAGCATGAGGACACGTACTACCTGGCCATGGAGTACGTGCGCGGCTGCTCGTTGTGGGAGCTGCGCAAGCGCGGCAAGGAGCTGATGGAGCCGGTGCCGCCCATGCTGGTGGCGCACATCGGCGCGGAGGTCGCCCGGGGCCTGCATTACGCGCACCGCGTCCGCGTGAATGGCCAGCCGCTGGACCTGGTGCACCGGGACGTCACGCCGCACAACGTGCTGTTGTCCTTCGATGGCGCGGTGAAGCTGACGGACTTTGGCATCGCCAAGGCGGGCAACAAGCTGACGCAGCCGGGCGTGCTGAAGGGCAAGTTCGCGTACATGTCGCCCGAGCAGGCCCGGGGCGAGGCCGTGGATGCACGCACGGACATCTTCGCGCTGGGCGTGGTGCTGTGGGAGATGCTCACGGGCGGCCGTCTGTTCGACGGGGACTCCGAGGTGGCGGTGCTGCGCGCGGTGCAGCAGAGCACCATTCCGCCTCCGGCCCGGCTGAATCCGGACGTGCCCGCGGACCTGGATGCCGCCGTGGTGCGAGCTCTGGACAGAGACCCCGCGCTCCGCTTCCAGACGGCCGCGGAGTTCGAGCGCGCCCTGGCCCAGTGCGTGCTGACGCATGCGAGGTCCTTGGACGACACGGACCTGAGCGCGTTCATGCGCCGCTTGTTCCCCACCAGCCTCACCCAGGCGATTCCCACCGTGCAGGAGCGCACACACGTCGTGGAAGGGGAGCCGGCACCTGGGGCAGAGGCGTCGCCCGTGCCGCGCGAGCCCACCGCGGTGATGATGTCTGCTGGCCGCAGCGGCCTGGCGTTGCCGACGTCTCCGGACGAAGACGTCAATGCGCCGACCTTCGTGTTGCCGCGCAGGGGCGAGGCGGCCGCGCTGGATGCGGCGCCACTGCCGCCCATGGCCACGCCGATGATGCCGCTGCCGGCGGTGGCGTCGTCGCCGGTGCCTCGCGGTGCTTCTTTCGAAGGCGCGCCTTCCACTCCGGGCCGGCAGAGCCGTCCGGAGGGCATGGTCGCGGTGTCGGGGCCGCGCTCCGGTGGGGCCGAGGATGCTCGCGGTGCAGCCTCCAGCGAGGATGCACGGGCCGAGAAGACGCCGAGCAGGGGATCAGGTGTCCCGGCGGTGTCCGGGAGCGCGCGGACGCCGAGTCGTCCGGAAGGGGGCGCCGCCGTCGCGTCACCGTCAGGGTCCTCCGGGAGTCTGAAGTTGGCGAGCGCCTGGGACGATGAGGACGACGACGAGGAAGGGACCCCGTCGAATACGGAGCCTGAGGCGCATCCCGGGATGAGGGCAGCCGAGCCTGGAGCTTCCGAGGTGCCTGCGGCGGGTGCCCATGCGTCCGGAGCCGAGGGCCCTGCGGCGAGTGCCCGTGCGTCCGGAGCCGAGGGGCCTGCAGGTGCCCATGCGTTCGGATCCGGGGTTCTTGGGACGAGTGCTCGGGGCTCCGGAGCCGAGGTGCCTGCGGGGGCCCATGCGTCCGGCGCCGAGTCTCTCGAGGCGGGGGCCCGTGCGTCCGGCCCCGTAGCCTCGGTGGCCGTGCCGGCGGCGCGCCGACAGTGGGCGATGGGACTGGCCGTGGCGTTGGGGCTCGCCGTCGTCGGAGGCGGCGTCGCTGTGATGCGGGGGACCGAAGAAGCAGCTCCTCCGGCGGTGCCGGCAGAGCCCATGGTGGCCGCACCCGCTGTTGATGAACCCGTGCCGACCGCGCAGCCCGCGCCTTCAGCAGTATCTGAGAACGCCGAGGGCGGGGAGACGGGGCCCGCCGAAACCGCCGATACCGAATCCGAGGTGGATGGGCTGATGCGCGAGGAGGTGCTCGCCGCTGCCGCCACCCACCCGGCCTCCGACCCCGCGCCGAGTGCGGCCGGCACCCAGCAGGAGCCGGAGCGCGTACGCGCTGCGCCGGCCAGCGGAACGCTCCAGGTCCAGGCCGCGCCCTATGCCACCGTGTTCATCAACGGCAAGCGCATGGGCGAAGTAACGGGGCGGGCGTCGTACCGGTTGCCCGTCGGCAACCACAAGCTCGTCTTCCAGCACCCGTCCGGCGAGCGCCGCTACGACGTCGCCGTCACCGCGGGCGGCACCGTCAGCCGCGAGTTCCGCGCCCCCAGGGGGCGCTGA
- a CDS encoding CDP-alcohol phosphatidyltransferase family protein, translating into MPTEPSRARRPRRHFSMIRTFVLADFVTLGNGFAGAGAILSAMQYLASGDVGWLWVAFGLMPVALVMDVMDGRIARWRFKKSPLGADLDSLADVISFGMAPAALAFAVGMRGSLDVAALLYFVACGISRLARFNVTSADLSDETGKVKYFEGTPIPTSLALVMVMAAATWAGRIGPDLWGGEWRLGPLVLHPLALMYVASGSAMISKTLRIPKI; encoded by the coding sequence ATGCCGACCGAGCCGTCCCGTGCCCGCCGCCCGCGCCGTCACTTTTCGATGATTCGCACGTTCGTGCTCGCTGACTTCGTGACGCTGGGCAACGGCTTCGCGGGCGCGGGCGCCATCCTCTCCGCCATGCAGTACCTGGCTTCCGGGGACGTGGGCTGGCTGTGGGTGGCCTTCGGCCTGATGCCGGTGGCGTTGGTGATGGACGTCATGGACGGGCGCATCGCGCGCTGGCGCTTCAAGAAGTCGCCGCTGGGCGCGGACCTGGACTCACTGGCGGACGTCATCTCCTTCGGCATGGCGCCGGCGGCGCTGGCCTTCGCGGTGGGGATGCGCGGCTCCCTGGACGTGGCGGCGCTCCTCTACTTCGTGGCGTGCGGCATCAGCCGGCTGGCGCGCTTCAACGTCACGTCGGCGGACCTGTCGGACGAGACAGGGAAGGTGAAGTACTTCGAGGGCACCCCCATTCCCACCAGCCTGGCGCTGGTGATGGTGATGGCCGCGGCGACGTGGGCGGGGCGCATCGGTCCGGACCTGTGGGGTGGTGAGTGGCGCCTGGGACCGTTGGTCCTTCACCCGTTGGCGCTGATGTATGTGGCCAGCGGAAGTGCGATGATCAGCAAGACATTGCGCATTCCGAAGATTTGA